A genome region from Camelina sativa cultivar DH55 chromosome 10, Cs, whole genome shotgun sequence includes the following:
- the LOC104718724 gene encoding zinc finger CCCH domain-containing protein 18 isoform X1, protein MEEEAVESRKSRKEQERERRRLRDRERRQSMSQDEREKHLARRRKNYQLRRQRAEINRLDSQIQPISGCSQGAMNSPPDSGASLVESSDQSEALAPSKGVGIPVEELAKMMGSIRLSRLKHLARTLNKSSTNGAESSNTGASDAKTRCAMSSGLRLSRMKRLVRSKGQQEGSLSHSQTQEPELQ, encoded by the exons ATGGAGGAAGAGGCTGTGGAATCGAGGAAGAGTAGGAAGGAGCAAGAAAGAGAAAGGCGGCGTCtaagagacagagaaagaagaCAATCTATGAGCCAAGATGAGAGGGAAAAGCATTTGGCTAGGCGCCGCAAAAACTATCAGCTGCGAAGGCAGAGAGCTGAGATAAACCGTCTTGACTCTCAGATCCAACCAATCAGTGGATGCAGCCAAGGAGCAATGAATTCACCGCCTGATTCTGGAGCCAGCTTGGTTGAGTCGTCTGATCAGAGTGAGGCTCTAGCTCCATCTAAAG GTGTGGGAATACCAGTGGAGGAGCTGGCTAAAATGATGGGTAGTATAAGGCTGAGCCGTCTGAAACATCTGGCTAGGACATTGAATAAGTCCAGTACTAATGGTGCAGAGTCCAGCAACACAGGAGCATCAGATGCAAAGACCAGAT GTGCAATGTCAAGTGGGCTACGTTTGAGTCGGATGAAACGACTGGTAAGATCAAAGGGCCAGCAAGAAGGGTCATTGTCGCATTCCCAAACGCAAG AACCTGAGCTTCAATAG
- the LOC104718724 gene encoding zinc finger CCCH domain-containing protein 18 isoform X2, producing MEEEAVESRKSRKEQERERRRLRDRERRQSMSQDEREKHLARRRKNYQLRRQRAEINRLDSQIQPISGCSQGAMNSPPDSGASLVESSDQSVGIPVEELAKMMGSIRLSRLKHLARTLNKSSTNGAESSNTGASDAKTRCAMSSGLRLSRMKRLVRSKGQQEGSLSHSQTQEPELQ from the exons ATGGAGGAAGAGGCTGTGGAATCGAGGAAGAGTAGGAAGGAGCAAGAAAGAGAAAGGCGGCGTCtaagagacagagaaagaagaCAATCTATGAGCCAAGATGAGAGGGAAAAGCATTTGGCTAGGCGCCGCAAAAACTATCAGCTGCGAAGGCAGAGAGCTGAGATAAACCGTCTTGACTCTCAGATCCAACCAATCAGTGGATGCAGCCAAGGAGCAATGAATTCACCGCCTGATTCTGGAGCCAGCTTGGTTGAGTCGTCTGATCAGA GTGTGGGAATACCAGTGGAGGAGCTGGCTAAAATGATGGGTAGTATAAGGCTGAGCCGTCTGAAACATCTGGCTAGGACATTGAATAAGTCCAGTACTAATGGTGCAGAGTCCAGCAACACAGGAGCATCAGATGCAAAGACCAGAT GTGCAATGTCAAGTGGGCTACGTTTGAGTCGGATGAAACGACTGGTAAGATCAAAGGGCCAGCAAGAAGGGTCATTGTCGCATTCCCAAACGCAAG AACCTGAGCTTCAATAG